In Flavobacterium gelatinilyticum, a genomic segment contains:
- the lipB gene encoding lipoyl(octanoyl) transferase LipB, producing MNKKIQLQDLGNRDYKSTWEYQEEIFKDIVDLKIKNRREERDLPTPNYLLFVEHPHVYTLGKSGDLENLLLNEKQLEAKGATFYKINRGGDITYHGPGQIVGYPILDLENFFTDIHKYLRLLEESIILTLAEYGLESGRSEGETGVWLGAGTPFARKICAMGVRASRWVTMHGFALNVNVDLGYFDNIIPCGIRGKGVTSLNVELGVEKVDEEEVKSKIIKHFTNLFEAEFV from the coding sequence ATGAATAAAAAAATTCAACTTCAGGATCTGGGAAATAGAGATTATAAATCGACCTGGGAATATCAGGAAGAAATCTTTAAAGATATTGTCGATTTAAAGATCAAAAACAGAAGAGAAGAACGCGATCTGCCAACACCTAATTATTTGTTGTTTGTTGAGCATCCGCATGTTTACACTCTGGGTAAAAGCGGCGATCTTGAAAACTTGTTATTAAACGAGAAACAGCTCGAAGCCAAAGGAGCGACATTTTACAAAATCAACCGCGGAGGCGACATCACCTATCACGGACCGGGACAGATTGTAGGTTATCCTATTCTGGATTTAGAAAATTTCTTTACAGATATACATAAATACCTGCGTCTGCTGGAAGAATCAATTATTTTAACTTTAGCGGAATACGGACTGGAATCAGGCAGGAGCGAAGGTGAAACCGGTGTATGGCTGGGTGCAGGAACTCCGTTTGCCCGAAAAATATGTGCAATGGGAGTTCGTGCTTCACGATGGGTAACCATGCACGGATTTGCTTTAAACGTAAATGTCGATTTAGGATATTTTGATAATATTATTCCGTGCGGCATTCGCGGAAAAGGGGTTACTTCTTTAAATGTAGAATTGGGTGTCGAAAAAGTAGATGAAGAAGAAGTGAAATCTAAAATCATCAAACATTTTACAAATTTATTTGAAGCTGAATTTGTGTAA